In Mytilus trossulus isolate FHL-02 chromosome 6, PNRI_Mtr1.1.1.hap1, whole genome shotgun sequence, a single window of DNA contains:
- the LOC134723771 gene encoding uncharacterized protein KIAA1958-like, whose amino-acid sequence MATEADDERFMTVTNDDTSNFIEEMKNDNTKRKTKSDIKLLTEWLKENNELRAIEDISVPELNQYLARFYLSVRSRKNEEYEPDSLKSIQSSINRHLMEKSGINILKDREFHHSREVLSAKRKHLKSQGLGNKKMKADPFSSSEIDMLFEQNLLGTGNPEALLNTIWLNNTLHFGMRGRKEHTDMLFGDIKMMTTASGEQYLEYNERLTKTRTGHSDSRAFAPKMFATPDNPRCPVNAFKQYIRRRPEDALTPDSRFYLSIKRMVQPDAGENAKQTWFTMQPLGKNTLGDLAKKMSMKGGLTGRKVNHSVRKTTVSSLLHSNVEATTVMQLTGHKNVASVNEYSSASLQQQQTMSNILSDIGSGSRGLIPQEPTPNTSIEAESADFPEDDMFDSVELNEVCKSIENFESIEKNVKINSGKCSTFSILPQASIGNVTINIYNSEK is encoded by the exons ATGGCAACAGAAGCAGACGACGAGAGGTTTATGACTGTAACAAATGATGATACCAGTAATTTCattgaagaaatgaaaaatgataataCAAAGAGAAAAACTAAAAGTGACATAAAATTATTAACTGAATGGTTAAAGGAGAACAACGAATTACGGGCAATAGAGGATATATCTGTACCTGAACTCAATCAGTACTTAGCCAGATTTTATTTGTCTGTCCGGTCCCGGAAAAATGAGGAGTATGAGCCAGACAGCCTGAAGTCAATACAGTCATCGATTAATAGGCACTTGATGGAAAAGAGTGGAATAAATATTCTTAAAGATAGGGAATTTCACCACAGTAGAGAGGTGTTATCCGCGAAAAGAAAGCACTTGAAGTCACAGGGACTGGGAAACAAAAAGATGAAAGCTGATCCATTCTCATCCTCTGAAATAGATATGCTATTTGAACAGAATCTCCTAGGAACAG GCAACCCTGAGGCACTACTTAATACCATATGGTTAAATAATACTTTGCACTTTGGTATGAGGGGAAGGAAGGAGCATACTGACATGTTATTTGGAGACATAAAAATGATGACAACAGCAAGTGGAGAGCAATATTTGGAATACAATGAAAGGCTGACTAAAACCAGGACAGGACACAGTGACAGTAGAGCATTTGCACCTAAAATGTTTGCAACACCAG aTAATCCACGCTGTCCAGTGAATGCCTTCAAGCAATATATTCGTCGCCGCCCTGAAGATGCTCTGACTCCAGACAGTCGCTTTTATCTAAGTATTAAAAGGATGGTACAACCTGATGCTGGTGAAAATGCTAAACAGACATGGTTTACCATGCAGCCATTGGGTAAAAATACTCTAGGAGatttagctaaaaaaatgtctatGAAAGGTGGTCTTACAGGAAGAAAGGTTAACCATAGTGTTCGCAAAACTACAGTGTCCTCACTTCTTCACTCCAATGTGGAGGCTACTACCGTCATGCAGTTGACAGGCCATAAGAATGTTGCTTCCGTCAATGAGTATAGTTCAGCATCATTACAGCAACAGCAAACTATGTCAAATATCTTATCAGATATAGGTTCAGGAAGCCGGGGATTAATACCACAAGAACCAACTCCAAACACTAGCATTGAAGCCGAATCTGCAGATTTTCCGGAGGATGATATGTTTGACAGTGTTGAATTAAATGAAGTTTgcaaatcaattgaaaattttgaatctatagaaaaaaatgtaaaaataaacagtgGAAAATGTTCTACATTTTCCATTCTTCCACAAGCGTCTATTGGCAATGTTACCATAAACATTTACAACTCTGAAAAATAA